The Penaeus chinensis breed Huanghai No. 1 chromosome 39, ASM1920278v2, whole genome shotgun sequence genome has a segment encoding these proteins:
- the LOC125046824 gene encoding cell surface glycoprotein 1-like isoform X4, whose amino-acid sequence MAISHRRDWHWTMGEKLFIFWVQLLALATAFAGGVYGIPSEVITRPILTGRSSLAPTVSLGLSALNPNEYPDHISTNSSLAYHSGYPSWEHSNRTHRYLTPHHASFLNRKPGSYGSRRNLAWYHKHSHTPSVGLYLTPIPNWYHTPTQNRYRAPLWNKYHTFSHNRYHTPIYNRYHNPIHNWYHKFTHNRYHTPNQDKYYKPIEIRYHNPIKNKYHKLIHNRYHLPKYNWYHKPIHNSYRMPFNDRYHRPVNNRYHIPIYSRYHIPNHSKYHKPIGNRFQSPIHCHHHTEPNYPTTSSNPTSPLSTETPTEPLTTLLTETPETSAPLLTETPEPPSPTEPLTTLLTETPESPTTWLTETSSPLLTETPEPPSPTEPLTTLLTETSAPLLTETPEPPSPTEPLTTLLTETPESPTTWLTETSSPLLTETPEPPSPTEPLTTLLTETSSPLLTETPEPPSPTEPLTTLLTETPLPTESHESLTTPLTETSTSLLADVNSETPNALHNLQSLIPDSPQLRFILPSDFPNPDPSEPSTNLISDLSNPPADSLHPSLSLTHDFSNLGTRSVHDIPNLPVTLSHEFPNPPSGPVHELSNPPKTLTAGSHNTPTLIHDYPNPPATLIHDFPNPSTTLIRQSSNLPTTPISGSHNLPTTPISGSHNLPTTLISGSHNPTVIHDLPNPNPTALVHNVPNPPSTLVHESSNPHTTLISDSHNPPTPMHDLPNPPTALIQNYPNPQGTLVQQSTKLPLDLISGSHNPPTLIHDFPNPPTSVIHNFPNPPPTPVHQLSNPSTTLISNSPNPHFPPSPDFPQLSSLIIDDSNLRSTLFTDSQNPNLFRDTSNLPFPNTDDSNPSSVLITKSNIPQSLSDYPDHRSSLIINSHNPSVSAVANPPNSLPLIPILPNPLPLIADSPNPSSLIAESPNPSSLMANSPNPSFLTGDSPNPSSLMANSPNPSFLTGDSPNPSSLMANSPNPSFLTGDSPNPSSLMANSPNPSFLTGDSPNPSSLMASSPNPSSPIPESPNPSFLTGDSPNSYSLIAESPNPSSLMANSPNPSSLIAESPNPSYLTGDSPNPSSLIPESPNPSSLMANSPNPYFLTGDSLNLSYRIVHSLNPFSFIVHSPNPSSESPNPSLDRSPNHSSLTGDSPNFSSLIANSLNPSSGTGSFNPSLLITESSIPSSLIAGTSNPSSLMADSLNPSPLIAEFPNPSSLISHSPRSFSRTAESPNPSSLFAAFPNLSSLTADSHNISSHMTDSPNPSPLIGDSSNPPSANLDSSNNFPTTTITPNRRPPITDSSSTGNFPYFLGLL is encoded by the exons ATGGCGATAAGTCATAGAAGAGATTGGCACTGGACAATGGGGGAAAAGCTGTTTATTTTCTGG GTCCAGCTATTGGCACTTGCCACAGCCTTCGCAGGAGGCGTATATGGCATTCCCAGTGAAGTGATAACGAGACCGATCCTCACGGGCCGTTCCAGCCTGGCACCAACCGTGTCCCTCGGACTCTCAGCTCTCAACCCTAATGAATACCCTGACCATATCAGTACCAATTCCTCGCTGGCTTATCACAGTGGATACCCCAGTTGGGAGCACTCGAATCGGACACACAGATACCTGACGCCTCACCATGCCAGTTTCCTCAACCGCAAACCAGGTTCTTATGGCTCCAGGAGGAACCTCGCTTGGTACCACAAACACAGCCATACACCTTCAGTCGGTTTATACCTTACACCTATTCCTAATTGGTACCATACACCTACTCAGAATAGGTACCGTGCACCATTGTGGAATAAGTACCATACATTTAGCCACAATAGGTACCATACTCCTATATACAATAGGTACCATAATCCTATTCACAATTGGTACCATAAATTTACCCACAATAGGTACCATACACCAAATCAAGATAAGTACTATAAACCTATCGAGATTAGATACCATAACCCTATCAAGAATAAATACCATAAACTTATCCACAATAGGTACCATCTACCTAAATACAACTGGTACCATAAACCTATCCACAATAGTTACCGTATGCCATTCAATGATAGGTACCATAGACCCGTTAATAATAGGtaccatatacctatatacagcaGGTACCATATCCCTAACCACAGCAAATATCATAAACCTATCGGCAACAGGTTTCAGTCGCCTATCCACTGTCATCACCATACTGAACCCAATTACCCAACCACTAGTTCTAATCCTACCTCTCCTCTGTCCACTGAAACTCCCACTGAACCTCTCACTACTCTACTCACTGAAACTCCTGAAACTTCGGCTCCTCTACTCACTGAAACTCCTgaacctccctctcccactgaaCCTCTCACTACTCTGCTCACTGAAACTCCTGAATCTCCCACTACTTGGCTCACTGAaacttcctctcctctactcacTGAAACTCCTgaacctccctctcccactgaaCCTCTCACTACTCTGCTCACTGAAACTTCGGCTCCTCTACTCACTGAAACTCCTgaacctccctctcccactgaaCCTCTCACTACTCTGCTCACTGAAACTCCTGAATCTCCCACTACTTGGCTCACTGAaacttcctctcctctactcacTGAAACTCCTgaacctccctctcccactgaaCCTCTCACTACTCTACTCACTGAAACTTCTTCTCCTTTACTCACTGAAACTCCTgaacctccctctcccactgaaCCTCTCACTACTCTGCTCACTGAAACCCCTTTACCCACTGAATCTCATGAATCTCTCACTACTCCACTCACTGAAACTTCCACTTCTCTGCTAGCTGACGTAAACTCTGAAACCCCCAATGCTCTACATAATTTACAAAGTCTAATCCCAGATTCTCCTCAACTCCGCTTCATTCTTCCTTCAGATTTCCCTAATCCTGATCCGTCTGAGCCTTCCACTAATCTCATTTCCGATTTGTCTAATCCTCCTGCCgattctcttcatccttctctttctttaacccACGACTTCTCTAATCTTGGAACACGATCAGTCCATGATATTCCCAATCTTCCCGTGACTCTAAGCCACGAATTTCCTAATCCTCCGAGTGGCCCTGTCCATGAATTGTCTAATCCTCCTAAAACACTAACCGCTGGTTCCCATAATACTCCTACGCTAATCCACGATTACCCTAATCCTCCTGCGACTCTAATCCATGATTTCCCTAATCCCTCAACTACCCTAATCCGGCAGTCATCCAATCTTCCTACAACTCCAATCTCTGGTTCCCACAATCTTCCTACAACTCCAATCTCTGGTTCCCACAATCTTCCTACAACTCTGATCTCTGGTTCCCACAATCCTACAGTAATCCACGATTTGCCTAATCCTAATCCCACTGCCCTAGTCCATAATGTCCCTAATCCTCCATCTACCTTAGTCCATGAATCATCTAATCCTCATACGACTCTAATCTCTGATTCTCATAATCCTCCTACACCAATGCACGATTTGCCTAATCCTCCAACTGCTCTAATCCAAAATTATCCTAATCCCCAAGGTACTCTAGTCCAGCAGTCAACTAAACTCCCTTTAGATCTAATCTCTGGGTCCCACAATCCTCCTACACTAATCCACGATTTCCCTAATCCTCCCACTTCTGTAATCCATAATTTCCCTAATCCACCACCTACCCCAGTCCATCAGTTATCCAATCCTTCCACAACTCTAATCTCTAATTCCCCCAATCCTCATTTCCCTCCAAGTCCTGATTTTCCTCAACTTTCATCTCTAATTATCGATGATTCTAATCTTCGATCTACCCTTTTTACCGATTCTCAAAATCCAAATCTTTTCAGAGATACTTCCAATCTACCTTTTCCGAACACTGACGACTCTAACCCTTCTTCTGTCCTAATCACCAAGTCCAACATTCCCCAATCTCTAAGTGATTATCCTGATCATCGTTCATCCTTAATCATTAATTCTCATAATCCTTCTGTTTCTGCAGTTGCCAATCCCCCTAATTCTCTTCCATTAATCCCTATATTACCCAATCCTCTTCCTTTAATTGCTGACTCCCCCAATCCCTCTTCTCTAATCGCTGAGTCCCCTAATCCTTCTTCTCTCATGGCTAACTCCCCCAATCCCTCTTTTCTGACTGGTGATTCCCCCAATCCCTCTTCTCTCATGGCTAACTCCCCCAATCCCTCTTTTCTGACTGGTGATTCCCCCAATCCCTCTTCTCTCATGGCTAACTCCCCCAATCCCTCTTTTCTGACTGGTGATTCCCCCAATCCCTCTTCTCTCATGGCTAACTCCCCCAATCCCTCTTTTCTGACTGGTGATTCCCCCAATCC CTCTTCTCTCATGGCTAGCTCCCCTAATCCCTCTTCTCCAATCCCTGAGTCCCCTAATCCCTCTTTTCTGACTGGTGATTCCCCTAATTCCTATTCTCTAATCGCTGAGTCCCCTAATCCCTCTTCTCTCATGGCTAACTCCCCCAATCCCTCTTCTCTAATCGCTGAGTCCCCTAATCCCTCTTATCTAACTGGTGATTCCCCCAATCCCTCTTCTCTAATCCCTGAGTCCCCTAATCCCTCTTCTCTCATGGCTAACTCCCCTAATCCCTATTTTCTAACTGGTGATTCCCTTAATCTCTCTTATCGAATCGTTCACTCCCTTAATCCCTTTTCTTTCATCGTCCACTCCCCTAATCCCTCTTCTGAATCCCCCAATCCTTCTCTCGATAGGTCCCCTAATCACTCTTCTCTAACTGGTGATTCCCccaatttctcttctctcattgctAACTCGCTTAATCCTTCTTCTGGCACTGGCTCCTTTAATCCCTCTCTTCTGATAACTGaatcctccattccttcttctctcattgCTGGAACCTCCAATCCCTCTTCTCTCATGGCTGACTCCCTAAATCCCTCTCCTCTAATCGCTGAATTCCCCAATCCGTCTTCTCTAATCTCTCACTCCCCTAGATCCTTTTCTCGAACTGCTGAGTCCCctaatccctcttctctctttgctgCGTTCCCtaatctctcttctctaactGCTGACTCCCACAATATCTCTTCTCACATGACTGACTCTCCGAATCCCTCTCCTCTAATCGGTGATTCCTCCAATCCTCCTTCTGCAAATCTTGATTCCTCTAATAATTTTCCTACAACCACTATTACTCCCAATCGTAGACCTCCAATCACTGACTCCAGTAGCACTGGTAACTTTCCTTACTTCTTGGGTCTTCTCTAA
- the LOC125046824 gene encoding cell surface glycoprotein 1-like isoform X3 has translation MDLSVVQLLALATAFAGGVYGIPSEVITRPILTGRSSLAPTVSLGLSALNPNEYPDHISTNSSLAYHSGYPSWEHSNRTHRYLTPHHASFLNRKPGSYGSRRNLAWYHKHSHTPSVGLYLTPIPNWYHTPTQNRYRAPLWNKYHTFSHNRYHTPIYNRYHNPIHNWYHKFTHNRYHTPNQDKYYKPIEIRYHNPIKNKYHKLIHNRYHLPKYNWYHKPIHNSYRMPFNDRYHRPVNNRYHIPIYSRYHIPNHSKYHKPIGNRFQSPIHCHHHTEPNYPTTSSNPTSPLSTETPTEPLTTLLTETPETSAPLLTETPEPPSPTEPLTTLLTETPESPTTWLTETSSPLLTETPEPPSPTEPLTTLLTETSAPLLTETPEPPSPTEPLTTLLTETPESPTTWLTETSSPLLTETPEPPSPTEPLTTLLTETSSPLLTETPEPPSPTEPLTTLLTETPLPTESHESLTTPLTETSTSLLADVNSETPNALHNLQSLIPDSPQLRFILPSDFPNPDPSEPSTNLISDLSNPPADSLHPSLSLTHDFSNLGTRSVHDIPNLPVTLSHEFPNPPSGPVHELSNPPKTLTAGSHNTPTLIHDYPNPPATLIHDFPNPSTTLIRQSSNLPTTPISGSHNLPTTPISGSHNLPTTLISGSHNPTVIHDLPNPNPTALVHNVPNPPSTLVHESSNPHTTLISDSHNPPTPMHDLPNPPTALIQNYPNPQGTLVQQSTKLPLDLISGSHNPPTLIHDFPNPPTSVIHNFPNPPPTPVHQLSNPSTTLISNSPNPHFPPSPDFPQLSSLIIDDSNLRSTLFTDSQNPNLFRDTSNLPFPNTDDSNPSSVLITKSNIPQSLSDYPDHRSSLIINSHNPSVSAVANPPNSLPLIPILPNPLPLIADSPNPSSLIAESPNPSSLMANSPNPSFLTGDSPNPSSLMANSPNPSFLTGDSPNPSSLMANSPNPSFLTGDSPNPSSLMANSPNPSFLTGDSPNPSSLMANSPNPSFLTGDSPNPSSLMASSPNPSSPIPESPNPSFLTGDSPNSYSLIAESPNPSSLMANSPNPSSLIAESPNPSYLTGDSPNPSSLIPESPNPSSLMANSPNPYFLTGDSLNLSYRIVHSLNPFSFIVHSPNPSSESPNPSLDRSPNHSSLTGDSPNFSSLIANSLNPSSGTGSFNPSLLITESSIPSSLIAGTSNPSSLMADSLNPSPLIAEFPNPSSLISHSPRSFSRTAESPNPSSLFAAFPNLSSLTADSHNISSHMTDSPNPSPLIGDSSNPPSANLDSSNNFPTTTITPNRRPPITDSSSTGNFPYFLGLL, from the exons ATGGATCTGAGTGTA GTCCAGCTATTGGCACTTGCCACAGCCTTCGCAGGAGGCGTATATGGCATTCCCAGTGAAGTGATAACGAGACCGATCCTCACGGGCCGTTCCAGCCTGGCACCAACCGTGTCCCTCGGACTCTCAGCTCTCAACCCTAATGAATACCCTGACCATATCAGTACCAATTCCTCGCTGGCTTATCACAGTGGATACCCCAGTTGGGAGCACTCGAATCGGACACACAGATACCTGACGCCTCACCATGCCAGTTTCCTCAACCGCAAACCAGGTTCTTATGGCTCCAGGAGGAACCTCGCTTGGTACCACAAACACAGCCATACACCTTCAGTCGGTTTATACCTTACACCTATTCCTAATTGGTACCATACACCTACTCAGAATAGGTACCGTGCACCATTGTGGAATAAGTACCATACATTTAGCCACAATAGGTACCATACTCCTATATACAATAGGTACCATAATCCTATTCACAATTGGTACCATAAATTTACCCACAATAGGTACCATACACCAAATCAAGATAAGTACTATAAACCTATCGAGATTAGATACCATAACCCTATCAAGAATAAATACCATAAACTTATCCACAATAGGTACCATCTACCTAAATACAACTGGTACCATAAACCTATCCACAATAGTTACCGTATGCCATTCAATGATAGGTACCATAGACCCGTTAATAATAGGtaccatatacctatatacagcaGGTACCATATCCCTAACCACAGCAAATATCATAAACCTATCGGCAACAGGTTTCAGTCGCCTATCCACTGTCATCACCATACTGAACCCAATTACCCAACCACTAGTTCTAATCCTACCTCTCCTCTGTCCACTGAAACTCCCACTGAACCTCTCACTACTCTACTCACTGAAACTCCTGAAACTTCGGCTCCTCTACTCACTGAAACTCCTgaacctccctctcccactgaaCCTCTCACTACTCTGCTCACTGAAACTCCTGAATCTCCCACTACTTGGCTCACTGAaacttcctctcctctactcacTGAAACTCCTgaacctccctctcccactgaaCCTCTCACTACTCTGCTCACTGAAACTTCGGCTCCTCTACTCACTGAAACTCCTgaacctccctctcccactgaaCCTCTCACTACTCTGCTCACTGAAACTCCTGAATCTCCCACTACTTGGCTCACTGAaacttcctctcctctactcacTGAAACTCCTgaacctccctctcccactgaaCCTCTCACTACTCTACTCACTGAAACTTCTTCTCCTTTACTCACTGAAACTCCTgaacctccctctcccactgaaCCTCTCACTACTCTGCTCACTGAAACCCCTTTACCCACTGAATCTCATGAATCTCTCACTACTCCACTCACTGAAACTTCCACTTCTCTGCTAGCTGACGTAAACTCTGAAACCCCCAATGCTCTACATAATTTACAAAGTCTAATCCCAGATTCTCCTCAACTCCGCTTCATTCTTCCTTCAGATTTCCCTAATCCTGATCCGTCTGAGCCTTCCACTAATCTCATTTCCGATTTGTCTAATCCTCCTGCCgattctcttcatccttctctttctttaacccACGACTTCTCTAATCTTGGAACACGATCAGTCCATGATATTCCCAATCTTCCCGTGACTCTAAGCCACGAATTTCCTAATCCTCCGAGTGGCCCTGTCCATGAATTGTCTAATCCTCCTAAAACACTAACCGCTGGTTCCCATAATACTCCTACGCTAATCCACGATTACCCTAATCCTCCTGCGACTCTAATCCATGATTTCCCTAATCCCTCAACTACCCTAATCCGGCAGTCATCCAATCTTCCTACAACTCCAATCTCTGGTTCCCACAATCTTCCTACAACTCCAATCTCTGGTTCCCACAATCTTCCTACAACTCTGATCTCTGGTTCCCACAATCCTACAGTAATCCACGATTTGCCTAATCCTAATCCCACTGCCCTAGTCCATAATGTCCCTAATCCTCCATCTACCTTAGTCCATGAATCATCTAATCCTCATACGACTCTAATCTCTGATTCTCATAATCCTCCTACACCAATGCACGATTTGCCTAATCCTCCAACTGCTCTAATCCAAAATTATCCTAATCCCCAAGGTACTCTAGTCCAGCAGTCAACTAAACTCCCTTTAGATCTAATCTCTGGGTCCCACAATCCTCCTACACTAATCCACGATTTCCCTAATCCTCCCACTTCTGTAATCCATAATTTCCCTAATCCACCACCTACCCCAGTCCATCAGTTATCCAATCCTTCCACAACTCTAATCTCTAATTCCCCCAATCCTCATTTCCCTCCAAGTCCTGATTTTCCTCAACTTTCATCTCTAATTATCGATGATTCTAATCTTCGATCTACCCTTTTTACCGATTCTCAAAATCCAAATCTTTTCAGAGATACTTCCAATCTACCTTTTCCGAACACTGACGACTCTAACCCTTCTTCTGTCCTAATCACCAAGTCCAACATTCCCCAATCTCTAAGTGATTATCCTGATCATCGTTCATCCTTAATCATTAATTCTCATAATCCTTCTGTTTCTGCAGTTGCCAATCCCCCTAATTCTCTTCCATTAATCCCTATATTACCCAATCCTCTTCCTTTAATTGCTGACTCCCCCAATCCCTCTTCTCTAATCGCTGAGTCCCCTAATCCTTCTTCTCTCATGGCTAACTCCCCCAATCCCTCTTTTCTGACTGGTGATTCCCCCAATCCCTCTTCTCTCATGGCTAACTCCCCCAATCCCTCTTTTCTGACTGGTGATTCCCCCAATCCCTCTTCTCTCATGGCTAACTCCCCCAATCCCTCTTTTCTGACTGGTGATTCCCCCAATCCCTCTTCTCTCATGGCTAACTCCCCCAATCCCTCTTTTCTGACTGGTGATTCCCCCAATCCCTCTTCTCTCATGGCTAACTCCCCCAATCCCTCTTTTCTGACTGGTGATTCCCCCAATCCCTCTTCTCTCATGGCTAGCTCCCCTAATCCCTCTTCTCCAATCCCTGAGTCCCCTAATCCCTCTTTTCTGACTGGTGATTCCCCTAATTCCTATTCTCTAATCGCTGAGTCCCCTAATCCCTCTTCTCTCATGGCTAACTCCCCCAATCCCTCTTCTCTAATCGCTGAGTCCCCTAATCCCTCTTATCTAACTGGTGATTCCCCCAATCCCTCTTCTCTAATCCCTGAGTCCCCTAATCCCTCTTCTCTCATGGCTAACTCCCCTAATCCCTATTTTCTAACTGGTGATTCCCTTAATCTCTCTTATCGAATCGTTCACTCCCTTAATCCCTTTTCTTTCATCGTCCACTCCCCTAATCCCTCTTCTGAATCCCCCAATCCTTCTCTCGATAGGTCCCCTAATCACTCTTCTCTAACTGGTGATTCCCccaatttctcttctctcattgctAACTCGCTTAATCCTTCTTCTGGCACTGGCTCCTTTAATCCCTCTCTTCTGATAACTGaatcctccattccttcttctctcattgCTGGAACCTCCAATCCCTCTTCTCTCATGGCTGACTCCCTAAATCCCTCTCCTCTAATCGCTGAATTCCCCAATCCGTCTTCTCTAATCTCTCACTCCCCTAGATCCTTTTCTCGAACTGCTGAGTCCCctaatccctcttctctctttgctgCGTTCCCtaatctctcttctctaactGCTGACTCCCACAATATCTCTTCTCACATGACTGACTCTCCGAATCCCTCTCCTCTAATCGGTGATTCCTCCAATCCTCCTTCTGCAAATCTTGATTCCTCTAATAATTTTCCTACAACCACTATTACTCCCAATCGTAGACCTCCAATCACTGACTCCAGTAGCACTGGTAACTTTCCTTACTTCTTGGGTCTTCTCTAA